One part of the Coturnix japonica isolate 7356 chromosome 22, Coturnix japonica 2.1, whole genome shotgun sequence genome encodes these proteins:
- the ERLIN2 gene encoding erlin-2, with amino-acid sequence MAQLGAIAALVLSFLAAAFLSAIHKIEEGHIGVYYRGGALLTSTSGPGFHLMLPFITSYKSVQTTLQTDEVKNVPCGTSGGVMIYFDRIEVVNFLIQSAVYDIVKNYTADYDKALIFNKIHHELNQFCSVHTLQEVYIELFDQIDENLKLALQQDLTTMAPGLIIQAVRVTKPNIPETIRRNYELMESEKTKLLIAAQKQKVVEKEAETERKKALIEAEKIAQVAEITYGQKVMEKETEKRISEIEDAAFLAREKARADAECYTAMKIAEANKLKLTPEYLQLMKYKAIAANSKIYFGKDIPNMFMDYAGSQSKFAEGLAEGIHEEDGAGPSEDTKVLHKTN; translated from the exons ATGGCCCAGCTGGGCGCCATCGCCGCTCTCGTCCTTAGTTTCCTCGCTGCCGCCTTCTTGTCCGCCATCCATAAGATCGAGGAGGGTCATATCGGCGTCTACTATCG CGGCGGCGCGTTGCTGACCTCCACCAGCGGGCCGGGCTTCCACCTCATGCTGCCCTTCATCACGTCCTACAAGTCAGTGCAG ACCACGCTGCAGACCGATGAGGTGAAAAACGTTCCCTGTGGTACGAG TGGAGGAGTGATGATTTACTTTGACAGAATCGAGGTGGTGAATTTCCTGATCCAGAGTGCAG TATACGACATAGTGAAGAACTACACTGCTGACTATGACAAAGCTCTCATCTTCAACAAGATTCACCATGAGCTTAACCAGTTCTGCAGCGTCCACACGCTCCAGGAGGTTTACATCGAGCTGTTTG ATCAAATTGATGAAAACCTTAAACTGGCGTTGCAGCAAGACCTAACCACAATGGCCCCTGGATTAATTATACAG GCAGTTCGAGTTACAAAGCCAAACATCCCTGAAACAATTCGGAGGAATTATGAGCTCAT GGAGAGCGAGAAGACAAAGCTGCTGattgcagcacagaagcaaaaggTGGTGGAGAAGGAAGcggagacagaaaggaagaaggctCTCATTG aggcagaaaaaattgcacaaGTTGCTGAAATAACTTATGGACAGAAAgtgatggaaaaagaaacagagaaacgGATTTCAGAGATTGAAG atgcTGCGTTTCTTGCAAGAGAGAAGGCAAGAGCTGATGCTGAATGCTATACTGCTATGAAAATAGCCGAGGCTAACAAG CTGAAGTTAACTCCCGAGTATTTGCAGCTGATGAAATACAAGGCTATTGCAGCAAACAGCAAGATCTATTTTGGCAAAGATATTCCCAACATGTTCATGGACTATGCAGGTAGCCAGAGTAAATTTGCAGAGGGACTTGCAGAAGGAATCCATGAAGAAGATGGGGCAGGACCCAGTGAAGACACAAAAGTGCTTCATAAAaccaactga
- the PLPBP gene encoding pyridoxal phosphate homeostasis protein produces the protein MWRAAMAAGEGLGPALRAVTEQVLQAAARRPQGLPAVQPRLVAVSKTKPAEMVLDAYSHGQRSFGENYVQELLEKASDSRILSSCPEIKWHFIGHLQKSNVNKLIAVPNLFMLETVDSVKLADKVNSSWQKKGSPQKLKVMVQVNTSGEDSKHGLPPRDTAAAVEHIINKCPSLEFVGLMTIGSIGHDLSKGPNPDFQVLLSLRKEVCEKLNLPIEKVELSMGMSTDFQHAIEVGSTNVRIGSTIFGERDYSNKADGGKAPAETKGKTEASTALGH, from the exons ATGTGGAGAGCGGCCATGGCCGCCGGGGAAGGGCTGGGCCCGGCGCTGCGGGCCGTCACCGAGCAGGTGCTGCAGGCGGCAGCTCGGAGGCCTCAG GGTCTCCCGGCCGTGCAGCCTCGCCTGGTGGCCGTCAGCAAGACGAAGCCCGCGGAGATGGTGCTGGACGCCTACAGCCACGGGCAGCGCAGCTTCGGGGAGAACTAC GTTCAAGAGTTGCTAGAAAAGGCGTCAGATTCCAGA ATTCTGTCTTCTTGTCCAGAGATCAAGTGGCATTTTATTGGCCATCTGCAGAAAAGTAATGTCAACAAGTTGATCG CTGTCCCTAACCTGTTCATGTTGGAAACGGTGGATTCTGTGAAACTGGCAGACAAAGTCAACAGCTCATGGCAGAAAAAAGGGTCACCACAGAAGCTGAAAGTCATGGTGCAAGTTAACACCAGTGGAGAAGACA GTAAACATGGCCTGCCTCCCAGAGACACGGCAGCTGCAGTGGAGCACATTATCAACAAGTGTCCAAGCCTGGAATTTGTGGGGCTGATGACAATTGGCAGCATAGGACATGACCTGAGCAAGGGGCCAAATCCTGACTTCCAG gtGTTGCTGTCTTTGCGTAAGGAAGTGTGTGAAAAGCTGAATCTCCCCATTGAGAAGGTGGAGCTGAGTATGGGCATGTCCACAGATTTCCAGCACGCA ATAGAAGTTGGATCCACAAACGTCAGGATTGGAAGCACTATTTTTGGAGAGCGTGATTATTCTAACAAAGCAGATGGTGGTAAGGCCCCTGCTGAAACTAAAGGCAAAACAGAGGCCTCAACGGCACTGGGTCATTAG